The Nostoc sp. 'Peltigera membranacea cyanobiont' N6 genome contains the following window.
TTTCAGATGTGGGTGCGTTGGCAATGGGATCAGCAACTTACGAGTGGATGGTACGCAACGCAAAAAAGGTTGCCGCTGAGACTGGCTTTACGTGGCCATACACTCAGCCAGCCTGGATATTCTCTAGTCGCAAGCTGACAATGATCGAAGGTGCGAACATCCGATTCGTCAATGGAGATGTACACCACGCCTACGCCCAAATGCGAGTTGCTGCTGGCACTAAAAACATCTGGATAGTTGGAGGCGGAGATCTGGCTGGTCAGTTCTACGATGCTGGTTTACTAGATGAGCTTATCATCCAGATTGGCTCGGCCACCCTCGGCAAGGGTAAGCCGCTATTCCCTCGCAGAGTGCTAAGTCCAGTTCTGCGCCTAGTGTCTGTTCATCAGATGGGTGCTGGCATGGCTGAGTTGCGCTATGAAGTACACAAAGGCGGTGTGAGTGGAGCCGCCTAACAATTGTAATGCAGCGGACTGTTGAAGATCCTGGTTGTGATGCAGAGGCTGTTTGCCGCCGCTGATTGCAAGCATAGTATGAATTGCCAAAGGGGGGAAACTGATGAGTTCATTTGTGCTTTGTTTTCAAGATATTGATAAAACAAAACTCAAGCTTGTTGGGGGTAAAGGCGCGAACCTGGGGGAACTTACCAAGATTGAAGGAATCCGCGTACCGAATGGCTTCTGTGTTTCTACTGAAGCTTTTAAAAGAAT
Protein-coding sequences here:
- a CDS encoding dihydrofolate reductase family protein, with the translated sequence MKTQYFTATSLDGFIATENDSLDWLFPLGDLNDSSYPEFISDVGALAMGSATYEWMVRNAKKVAAETGFTWPYTQPAWIFSSRKLTMIEGANIRFVNGDVHHAYAQMRVAAGTKNIWIVGGGDLAGQFYDAGLLDELIIQIGSATLGKGKPLFPRRVLSPVLRLVSVHQMGAGMAELRYEVHKGGVSGAA